In Castor canadensis chromosome 11, mCasCan1.hap1v2, whole genome shotgun sequence, a single genomic region encodes these proteins:
- the Nhlh1 gene encoding helix-loop-helix protein 1 — MMLNSDTMELDLPPTHSETESSFSDCGGGAGPDGAGPGGPGGGQARGSELGDQGRKDLQHLSREERRRRRRATAKYRTAHATRERIRVEAFNLAFAELRKLLPTLPPDKKLSKIEILRLAICYISYLNHVLDV, encoded by the coding sequence ATGATGCTCAACTCAGACACCATGGAGCTGGACCTGCCTCCCACCCACTCGGAGACCGAGTCGAGCTTCAGCGACTGTGGGGGCGGGGCGGGCCCCGATGGAGCTGGGCCCGGGGGTCCGGGAGGAGGCCAGGCGCGGGGCTCGGAGCTGGGAGATCAAGGCCGGAAAGATCTGCAGCACCTGAGCCGAGAGGAGCGCCGGCGGCGGCGCCGCGCCACTGCCAAGTACCGCACTGCGCATGCCACGCGGGAGCGCATCCGCGTGGAAGCCTTCAACCTGGCCTTCGCTGAGCTGCGCAAGCTGCTGCCCACGCTGCCCCCCGACAAGAAGCTCTCCAAGATTGAGATCCTGCGCCTCGCCATTTGCTACATCTCCTACCTGAACCACGTGCTGGACGTCTGA